From the genome of Drosophila gunungcola strain Sukarami unplaced genomic scaffold, Dgunungcola_SK_2 000060F, whole genome shotgun sequence, one region includes:
- the LOC128264184 gene encoding nose resistant to fluoxetine protein 6-like isoform X1, which produces MVNIRLTTQLLLMSLALASASFGLKPPKASLLDLVSPQTFHTISGLRRLPVEFLNHYQNLTIFKLAQDLYRDQDTRLPSADDLQCLADLQALAKDVSTAKVWALKMIDSWGTLPSGILYGNLIDLGNFDECLGIEHSVTTSHSVQGKYCLARIALAPSISPFLSLKTAICLPASCSAAHMDTMLRKLLQNLLNLELNPEVPLVRDDTCKTADREPYDGLTIFTIVVLSILATLMALATLYDYLLCQDKKSLNVWIKAFSARANCRVLFRLVDTRSNPNVIDCIHGIRCLSFIWVVYGHVYLVYVFGPNMNYVDLDKWRKSAYSMLLQHAAYSVDTFFFLSGLLMVVIALRAMERTKGKLNVPLMYLHRYLRLTPVLALAIIVYMKILPLMGDGPLFGKVNFDEYSKCERTWYWTLLYVQNYATHEICIGHSWYLAVDMQLYIIAPLLLIALFKWKRKAAAAIFVIMLILAACLFSMMVIKNISLIAPTHDAMKKIYFSAHTRASPYLIGILFGYFLHVHRGKSFKLNPLAILLGWLISLALLFTCLFSVFGYAKTSDTPPILEEAFYLTFTRIAWPLGLCWVVFACVQGYGGLANSFLSSPLWQPLSKLSYSAYIFHVFIESLTGGLTRTNTWFSDYQVMLRFWGDFGFTLLLAFVVYILVEAPFGNLESLWLPTKKPHLPAAEQSKAKSVECKPPVPPLRNKLPLPEDGSRSSLK; this is translated from the exons ATGGTCAACATTAGATTAACCACTCAGCTCCTACTGATGTCCTTGGCGCTAGCTAGCGCTAGTTTTGGTCTGAAACCCCCTAAAGCCTCTTTACTGGACCTCGTTAGCCCTCAGACCTTCCACACGATTTCCGGGCTAAGACGCCTACCGGTGGAGTTCCTCAACCACTACCAGAACCTAACAATTTTCAAACTGGCACAGGACCTGTATCGGGATCAGGACACTCGACTACCGTCTGCGGATGATCTGCAATGCCTCGCAGATCTACAAGCACTGGCGAAAGATGTGTCGACAGCAAAGGTCTGGGCCCTGAAAA TGATCGACTCGTGGGGCACACTGCCCTCGGGAATCCTTTACGGCAACCTGATCGATCTGGGGAACTTTGACGAGTGCCTAGGCATAGAGCACTCTGTGACCACCAGTCACAGTGTCCAGGGCAAGTACTGCCTCGCGAGGATTGCACTTGCCCCTAGTATTTCGCCCTTTTTGTCACTTAAGACGGCGATCTGTTTACCCGCCTCCTGTTCCGCCGCCCACATGGACACGATGCTACGGAAACTCTTGCAGAATCTTCTCAACTTAGAGCTCAACCCGGAGGTTCCTTTGGTAAGGGATGATACATGCAAGACGGCCGATCGTGAGCCCTACGATGGACTGACCATATTCACCAT AGTCGTATTGTCGATATTGGCTACCCTTATGGCCCTGGCCACTCTATATGACTACCTGTTGTGCCAGGACAAGA AAAGCCTAAATGTGTGGATCAAGGCGTTCTCGGCAAGGGCCAACTGCCGAGTTCTCTTCCGACTGGTGGACACCAGGAGCAATCCCAATGTCATAGACTGCATCCATGGGATTCGGTGTCTGTCGTTCATCTGGGTGGTATATGGGCATGTGTATCTCGTTTATGTCTTCGGTCCCAATATGAACTATGTCGACCTGGACAAG TGGCGCAAATCGGCGTACAGCATGCTATTGCAACATGCTGCTTATTCGGTGGACACCTTCTTTTTCCTGAGCGGCCTCTTGATGGTAGTGATTGCCCTGCGTGCAATGGAGAG GACCAAGGGAAAGCTCAATGTGCCCCTAATGTATCTGCATCGCTATTTGCGGCTTACTCCCGTCCTGGCCTTGGCCATCATTGTGTACATGAAGATCCTGCCCCTGATGGGCGATGGCCCACTTTTCGGAAAGGTCAACTTCGACGAGTACTCAAAGTGCGAGCGCACCTGGTACTGGACGCTCCTGTATGTCCAGAACTACGCAACCCACGAAATT TGCATAGGTCATTCCTGGTATCTGGCCGTCGACATGCAGCTGTACATCATTGCGCCCCTGCTCCTCATCGCCCTCTTCAAATGGAAAAGGAAGGCCGCCGCGGCGATCTTTGTCATCATGCTGATCCTGGCCGCCTGTCTCTTCAGCATGATGGTCATCAAGAACATTTCCCT TATTGCGCCGACCCACGATGCAATGAAGAAGATATATTTCTCCGCACACACTCGGGCTTCTCCGTATCTCATTGGCATCCTGTTTGGATACTTTCTGCACGTCCACCGGGGCAAGTCCTTCAAGCTGAACCCCCTCGCAATCCTGTTAGGCTGGCTAATTAGCCTGGCCCTGCTCTTCACCTGCTTATTTTCGGTGTTCGGGTATGCGAAGACTTCGGACACACCACCAATTTTGGAGGAGGCATTCTACCTGACCTTCACGCGGATTGCTTGGCCCCTGGGTCTCTGCTGGGTGGTGTTTGCCTGCGTGCAAGGATACGGCGGGCTGGCCAACAGCTTCCTTTCCTCGCCGCTGTGGCAGCCTTTGTCCAAGCTCTCCTACTCCGCCTACATATTCCACGTGTTCATCGAGAGCCTCACCGGTGGCTTAACGCGTACGAACACATGGTTCAGTGACTACCAAGTG ATGCTTCGATTCTGGGGCGACTTTGGATTTACCCTGCTCCTTGCCTTCGTCGTGTACATCCTGGTTGAGGCGCCTTTCGGAAATTTGGAAAGCCTCTGGCTGCCCACCAAAAAGCCTCATCTCCCAGCTGCCGAACAGTCAAAAGCAAAATCAGTGGAATGTAAACCGCCTGTACCACCGTTGAGAAATAAACTGCCCCTTCCGGAAGACGGATCTCGAAGCTCCTTAAAATAA
- the LOC128264183 gene encoding nose resistant to fluoxetine protein 6-like, translating into MVRPAIVLWLSVLPLAFVKAEITNIFALTNKQLLSNELEVNVDSYLAASKLRRLAVEFFDHYSNLTLADLYVGDQRSRLPSVQDMKCLADMALLTNDLLSLKVWTLKMIDSWGLLPAGVLVGNWWDLGNFDECIGIDHAVTTSHRVKGKYCFAKFAPAPSVSNRMAIKTAVCFPASCSAANMDTLLRRLLQTLLNIEIGTEVQIVDEATCQTSETKPYDGLTIFTIVVLSLLGALVGLSTLYDYFLCQDQKTIHPVVTAFSARANSRALFKIVDTRSNPNVIDCLHGIRCLSFIWVVFAHDYLTFATSPSINMADVLTWIDSFFSMFVVHGIYAVDTFFFLSGLLLVMIALRLMDRTNGRLNIPMMYLHRYLRLTPLLAFAILIYMKILPLLGNGPLRGSVNFDDYASCEDTWYWTLLYVQNYATDNLCISHSWYLAVDMQLYIFAPFLLICLYKWGKKAAAGIFILMLLLASCLFSIMVINNLSLGAGGNGSMRRLYYATNTRASPYLIGILFGYFLHINRGKDFKLNRLTVLVGWLIGLALLFTCLFAVYGQSSLPIVEEASYVTFSRIAWPLGLCWVVFACMHGYGGLANGFLSSPLWQPLSKLSYSAYIFHMFIESLNGGMTRTSTYFSDYQMMLRFWSDFGLTLLFSYLMHILIEAPFASLEGLLLPTKKPNPPPAVESKIEPKVKEFESSPDESPVEKSVETVPATTEEVTKTFPENKSI; encoded by the exons ATGGTCAGGCCGGCAATAGTTCTGTGGCTGAGTGTCCTGCCATTGGCGTTCGTTAAGGCCGAAATTACCAACATATTCGCCTTAACCAATAAGCAACTTCTCTCCAATGAGTTGGAAGTGAATGTGGATAGTTACCTGGCTGCTTCCAAGCTGAGACGCTTGGCAGTGGAGTTCTTCGACCACTATTCCAATCTAACGCTGGCGGATCTCTATGTCGGGGATCAGCGCTCGAGACTGCCTTCAGTTCAGGACATGAAATGCCTAGCCGACATGGCGCTGCTAACCAATGACCTGTTGTCTCTTAAAGTCTGGACGTTGAAGA TGATCGATTCGTGGGGCTTGCTGCCTGCGGGAGTGCTGGTGGGAAACTGGTGGGACCTGGGCAACTTCGACGAGTGCATCGGCATAGACCACGCTGTGACCACCAGTCACAGGGTCAAGGGCAAGTATTGTTTCGCCAAGTTTGCCCCAGCTCCGAGTGTATCGAACAGGATGGCCATCAAGACGGCCGTCTGCTTTCCCGCCTCCTGTTCCGCCGCCAATATGGACACTTTGCTACGTAGACTCCTCCAGACGCTGCTCAACATCGAGATCGGCACAGAGGTGCAGATAGTGGACGAGGCTACGTGTCAGACCTCAGAGACGAAGCCCTACGATGGCCTCACCATTTTCACCAT AGTCGTCCTCTCGTTATTGGGTGCTCTGGTGGGCCTTTCCACGCTTTATGACTACTTCTTGTGCCAGGATCAGA AAACCATTCATCCAGTGGTCACAGCTTTCTCGGCCCGTGCTAACTCGCGGGCTTTGTTCAAAATTGTGGACACCAGGTCGAACCCCAATGTCATCGACTGTCTTCACGGAATCCGCTGTCTTTCGTTCATCTGGGTGGTCTTCGCTCATGACTACCTCACATTTGCCACGTCGCCCAGCATTAACATGGCCGATGTTTTGACG TGGATAGACTCCTTCTTCAGTATGTTTGTGGTGCATGGGATTTATGCCGTAGACACATTCTTCTTTTTGAGCGGTCTATTGCTCGTTATGATTGCCCTACGATTGATGGATAG aacCAATGGGCGGCTAAACATTCCAATGATGTACCTGCATCGTTACCTGCGGCTCACCCCTCTTCTGGCTTTTGCCATTCTCATCTACATGAAGATTCTTCCACTCCTGGGAAATGGTCCGCTGCGGGGATCAGTGAACTTCGACGATTACGCATCGTGCGAGGACACCTGGTACTGGACATTACTCTATGTGCAGAACTATGCCACTGATAACCTG TGTATCAGTCATTCATGGTACCTAGCCGTCGACATGCAACTCTACATCTTCGCTCCTTTCCTCCTAATCTGCCTGTACAAGTGGGGCAAGAAAGCGGCCGCCGGAATCTTTATCCTTATGTTGCTCCTGGCCAGCTGCCTCTTTAGCATAATGGTCATTAACAATCTTTCCCT TGGTGCTGGCGGAAATGGATCGATGAGAAGACTCTACTATGCAACAAACACTCGGGCCTCGCCATACCTCATTGGCATCCTGTTTGGGTACTTCCTGCACATTAACCGGGGCAAGGACTTCAAGCTGAACCGTCTCACAGTCCTCGTGGGCTGGCTGATTGGCCTGGCCCTCCTCTTCACCTGCTTGTTTGCAGTCTATGGCCAGAGTTCGCTGCCCATTGTGGAGGAGGCCTCCTATGTGACCTTTTCCCGGATTGCCTGGCCCCTGGGTCTCTGCTGGGTGGTGTTTGCCTGCATGCACGGGTATGGTGGTCTGGCCAACGGCTTCCTTTCCTCCCCGTTGTGGCAGCCCCTGTCCAAACTCTCCTACTCCGCCTACATATTCCACATGTTCATCGAGAGCCTCAACGGCGGGATGACACGCACCAGCACCTACTTTAGTGACTATCAAATG ATGCTTCGATTCTGGTCAGATTTTGGCCTTACGCTGCTGTTCTCCTACCTCATGCACATTCTGATCGAAGCACCTTTTGCCAGTCTGGAGGGTCTTCTGttgccaacaaaaaaacctAATCCTCCGCCAGCAGTGGAGTCCAAGATTGAGCCCAAGGTTAAAGAATTTGAATCATCACCTGACGAATCTCCAGTGGAGAAGTCTGTGGAAACGGTACCAGCCACAACTGAGGAAGTGACTAAGACTTTCCccgaaaataaatcaatttaa
- the LOC128264184 gene encoding nose resistant to fluoxetine protein 6-like isoform X2 — protein MALATLYDYLLCQDKKSLNVWIKAFSARANCRVLFRLVDTRSNPNVIDCIHGIRCLSFIWVVYGHVYLVYVFGPNMNYVDLDKWRKSAYSMLLQHAAYSVDTFFFLSGLLMVVIALRAMERTKGKLNVPLMYLHRYLRLTPVLALAIIVYMKILPLMGDGPLFGKVNFDEYSKCERTWYWTLLYVQNYATHEICIGHSWYLAVDMQLYIIAPLLLIALFKWKRKAAAAIFVIMLILAACLFSMMVIKNISLIAPTHDAMKKIYFSAHTRASPYLIGILFGYFLHVHRGKSFKLNPLAILLGWLISLALLFTCLFSVFGYAKTSDTPPILEEAFYLTFTRIAWPLGLCWVVFACVQGYGGLANSFLSSPLWQPLSKLSYSAYIFHVFIESLTGGLTRTNTWFSDYQVMLRFWGDFGFTLLLAFVVYILVEAPFGNLESLWLPTKKPHLPAAEQSKAKSVECKPPVPPLRNKLPLPEDGSRSSLK, from the exons ATGGCCCTGGCCACTCTATATGACTACCTGTTGTGCCAGGACAAGA AAAGCCTAAATGTGTGGATCAAGGCGTTCTCGGCAAGGGCCAACTGCCGAGTTCTCTTCCGACTGGTGGACACCAGGAGCAATCCCAATGTCATAGACTGCATCCATGGGATTCGGTGTCTGTCGTTCATCTGGGTGGTATATGGGCATGTGTATCTCGTTTATGTCTTCGGTCCCAATATGAACTATGTCGACCTGGACAAG TGGCGCAAATCGGCGTACAGCATGCTATTGCAACATGCTGCTTATTCGGTGGACACCTTCTTTTTCCTGAGCGGCCTCTTGATGGTAGTGATTGCCCTGCGTGCAATGGAGAG GACCAAGGGAAAGCTCAATGTGCCCCTAATGTATCTGCATCGCTATTTGCGGCTTACTCCCGTCCTGGCCTTGGCCATCATTGTGTACATGAAGATCCTGCCCCTGATGGGCGATGGCCCACTTTTCGGAAAGGTCAACTTCGACGAGTACTCAAAGTGCGAGCGCACCTGGTACTGGACGCTCCTGTATGTCCAGAACTACGCAACCCACGAAATT TGCATAGGTCATTCCTGGTATCTGGCCGTCGACATGCAGCTGTACATCATTGCGCCCCTGCTCCTCATCGCCCTCTTCAAATGGAAAAGGAAGGCCGCCGCGGCGATCTTTGTCATCATGCTGATCCTGGCCGCCTGTCTCTTCAGCATGATGGTCATCAAGAACATTTCCCT TATTGCGCCGACCCACGATGCAATGAAGAAGATATATTTCTCCGCACACACTCGGGCTTCTCCGTATCTCATTGGCATCCTGTTTGGATACTTTCTGCACGTCCACCGGGGCAAGTCCTTCAAGCTGAACCCCCTCGCAATCCTGTTAGGCTGGCTAATTAGCCTGGCCCTGCTCTTCACCTGCTTATTTTCGGTGTTCGGGTATGCGAAGACTTCGGACACACCACCAATTTTGGAGGAGGCATTCTACCTGACCTTCACGCGGATTGCTTGGCCCCTGGGTCTCTGCTGGGTGGTGTTTGCCTGCGTGCAAGGATACGGCGGGCTGGCCAACAGCTTCCTTTCCTCGCCGCTGTGGCAGCCTTTGTCCAAGCTCTCCTACTCCGCCTACATATTCCACGTGTTCATCGAGAGCCTCACCGGTGGCTTAACGCGTACGAACACATGGTTCAGTGACTACCAAGTG ATGCTTCGATTCTGGGGCGACTTTGGATTTACCCTGCTCCTTGCCTTCGTCGTGTACATCCTGGTTGAGGCGCCTTTCGGAAATTTGGAAAGCCTCTGGCTGCCCACCAAAAAGCCTCATCTCCCAGCTGCCGAACAGTCAAAAGCAAAATCAGTGGAATGTAAACCGCCTGTACCACCGTTGAGAAATAAACTGCCCCTTCCGGAAGACGGATCTCGAAGCTCCTTAAAATAA